The Candidatus Delongbacteria bacterium genome window below encodes:
- a CDS encoding CapA family protein produces MKVLCVLLLFSFSFSFEIVEDFENNLLNFESVIGEDIEPDSIKIIHGLGDSFLKIMGNSWKSFDIDTLSIYDNSVISVNVYSETISNLQGIGFVSGVDTLLYTLYGLAEANPERFVPDYQGSKISDQWETFLLPIGNDWMIKYGTLNEISKVIVFNDEDNFDGEIWFNDILNITEDLFHHPAVEIEQNKSKIFYKADKKSVNVSFKANISDPDSEQFTYLWDFGDGDFSTLANPLHTYNVNAEYSYTVFLIVTDDTNLNGYASTQVEVDIGFGELPVTLNFTGDIMIGRGFDSPGGIVQTYGIDYLFDPTKNMLGDNADLTIVNLEVPLTNSTTHHPTKSIYFKGNPDNATGLKNAGIDIASMANNHVYDYMEDGISDTRNALDSNFVLYGGAGLNSDEAFNPVLVSEKGVGFGIVFSSDRTGQYNNYQPYLQAGTDKPGFYLTNDYNVKKQIDEIRDLSDFVIVSAHTGSEYSIAPGADYDKTEYYGFYDVDKPNEKVDDIPLRHSFIDNGADLVICHHPHIVQGFEFYNGKLIAHSLGNFIFDMTYPETCFSMILNLSADKNKLYNFYFEPVYLNNTITVPATGKLGEYIMRYIAAKSKDLGTTVLTSVIDNKAYILEDSVYQYYDIQEVIEHPLTNENDTLFTKAYKLAYPGELNCVSSNITNFSLRTGRELFWFGSFENEGSDYWQQNSNSSYNDEMFYSGLQSYCINSNQNNYSTTFSNSIKLYGEKNITLRGMVYSEYSTPSIIVEFYSSRYYGLLSSIEISSEIPNQEYWQLLEKKIEVPDGSNFFKIKLKSNSITDVNISYFDDISVIGWNEWKETNNYQMFIKTPYDHYFYEAKLFGNLEELVTINNYKVYENYNVGVEKEILPNSININAYPNPFNNHISLTFEGVGDKVNEIKIFNATGQLVKVLYNDYISKNSFKLTWDGINDRKQSVSTGVYFVVLKNNQNVVAKKIILLK; encoded by the coding sequence ATGAAAGTTCTCTGTGTTTTATTACTATTTAGTTTTTCTTTTTCTTTTGAAATCGTCGAAGATTTTGAAAATAACTTACTTAATTTTGAGAGTGTTATAGGAGAAGACATTGAACCAGATTCCATTAAAATTATCCATGGACTTGGAGATTCATTCCTGAAAATAATGGGAAATAGCTGGAAATCTTTTGATATTGACACATTATCCATATATGACAACAGTGTTATTTCTGTTAATGTCTATTCAGAAACTATTTCAAACCTCCAAGGTATTGGTTTTGTTTCAGGTGTTGATACATTATTATATACGCTTTACGGTTTGGCTGAGGCTAATCCAGAAAGATTTGTTCCAGATTATCAGGGTTCTAAAATTTCTGATCAATGGGAAACATTTCTATTACCGATTGGAAATGATTGGATGATAAAATATGGAACACTTAATGAAATATCAAAAGTAATTGTTTTTAATGATGAAGATAATTTCGACGGAGAAATTTGGTTTAATGACATTCTGAATATAACAGAAGATCTTTTTCATCATCCTGCAGTTGAGATCGAACAAAATAAATCAAAAATCTTTTACAAAGCAGACAAAAAATCCGTAAATGTAAGTTTCAAAGCCAATATTTCAGACCCTGATAGCGAACAGTTTACGTATCTATGGGATTTTGGAGATGGTGATTTTTCTACACTTGCAAATCCTCTTCACACCTACAATGTCAATGCTGAATATAGTTACACCGTTTTTTTAATTGTCACTGACGATACTAATCTAAATGGATACGCTTCAACTCAGGTTGAAGTAGATATAGGATTTGGAGAGCTACCTGTAACATTAAATTTTACTGGAGATATCATGATTGGCAGAGGTTTTGATAGCCCTGGAGGCATTGTTCAAACCTATGGAATTGATTATCTTTTTGATCCAACAAAAAATATGCTGGGTGATAACGCAGATTTAACCATTGTAAATCTTGAAGTTCCGTTAACAAATTCTACAACTCATCACCCAACAAAAAGTATCTATTTTAAAGGAAATCCAGATAATGCTACAGGATTAAAAAACGCAGGAATTGACATCGCTTCAATGGCAAATAATCATGTTTATGATTATATGGAAGATGGAATTTCAGACACTAGAAATGCTCTTGACAGCAATTTCGTACTTTATGGTGGAGCAGGTCTAAATTCTGACGAAGCATTTAATCCTGTATTAGTTAGTGAAAAGGGTGTTGGATTTGGAATCGTTTTTTCATCAGACAGAACGGGGCAATACAATAATTACCAGCCCTATCTTCAGGCTGGAACAGATAAGCCAGGATTTTATTTGACAAACGATTATAATGTTAAAAAACAAATTGATGAAATTAGAGATCTTTCTGACTTTGTAATTGTTTCAGCTCATACAGGAAGTGAATATTCCATCGCACCAGGAGCAGATTATGATAAAACTGAATATTATGGATTTTATGATGTAGATAAGCCGAATGAAAAAGTTGACGATATTCCCCTTCGACATTCTTTTATAGATAATGGTGCTGATTTAGTAATCTGCCATCATCCTCATATAGTTCAGGGATTTGAATTTTACAATGGGAAATTGATAGCTCACTCTTTGGGAAACTTCATTTTTGACATGACTTACCCCGAAACCTGTTTTTCGATGATTTTGAATCTCTCTGCAGATAAAAATAAATTATACAACTTCTATTTTGAACCTGTTTATCTAAACAACACCATTACCGTACCGGCAACAGGAAAATTAGGTGAATATATTATGAGATATATAGCTGCAAAATCCAAAGATCTTGGAACAACAGTTTTAACTTCTGTAATTGATAATAAAGCCTATATACTTGAAGACTCAGTTTATCAATACTATGATATCCAGGAAGTTATCGAACATCCATTAACTAATGAAAATGACACTCTTTTTACAAAAGCTTATAAATTAGCTTACCCAGGAGAATTGAATTGCGTATCATCAAATATTACTAATTTTAGCTTAAGAACTGGTAGAGAACTTTTTTGGTTTGGTAGTTTTGAAAATGAAGGAAGCGATTATTGGCAACAAAATTCGAATTCAAGTTACAACGATGAAATGTTTTACTCAGGATTACAAAGCTATTGTATTAATTCTAATCAGAATAACTATTCGACAACATTTAGCAATTCAATAAAATTATATGGTGAAAAAAATATAACTTTGAGAGGAATGGTCTATTCAGAATATTCAACACCTTCCATAATTGTGGAGTTCTATTCGAGTAGGTACTATGGATTATTATCATCAATCGAAATCTCATCCGAAATTCCAAATCAAGAATATTGGCAGTTATTAGAAAAGAAAATAGAAGTTCCTGATGGTAGTAATTTTTTCAAAATTAAATTAAAATCAAACTCAATAACGGATGTAAACATTAGCTATTTTGACGATATTTCTGTAATAGGATGGAACGAATGGAAAGAAACTAACAATTATCAAATGTTCATTAAAACACCATACGATCATTATTTTTATGAAGCAAAACTTTTTGGTAATTTAGAAGAACTAGTCACGATAAATAATTATAAGGTTTATGAGAATTATAATGTTGGGGTTGAGAAAGAGATTTTACCGAATTCAATAAATATCAATGCATATCCAAATCCATTTAATAATCATATCTCTCTAACTTTTGAAGGAGTGGGTGATAAAGTAAACGAAATAAAGATTTTCAATGCAACTGGTCAATTAGTAAAAGTTCTTTACAACGATTATATTTCTAAAAACTCTTTTAAATTAACTTGGGATGGCATAAACGACAGAAAACAATCTGTTTCAACAGGGGTTTATTTTGTAGTATTAAAAAACAATCAAAATGTTGTAGCAAAAAAAATAATATTACTTAAATAG
- the gyrB gene encoding DNA topoisomerase (ATP-hydrolyzing) subunit B, which translates to MEDVILNSGNYSADKITVLKGLEAVRMRPAMYIGDIGVRGLHHLVNEVVDNSIDEALGGHCTDIFVEITEEGGISVEDNGRGIPVDMHKEENKPAVEVVMTVLHAGGKFDKENYKVSGGLHGVGVSCVNALSKKMITEVFRDGKHYQIIFERGYTAQELDVVGTTKKRGTKQTFFPDPEIFEITEYNFATVAHRLRVLAFLNKGVRITLTDNRPTKIKEDGTKPTEVFQYDGGLVEFVKYIDENKNNLCEPIYVEVEKDGYPVEIALSWNDTYREHVESYVNNIHTIEGGTHEEGFKSGLTRVINKYALSSGIFKNDKMKLTGNDVREGLTCVISVKVMEPQFEGQTKTKLGNNDVTGIVQSVTYDYLYAYFEENPKVGKLIIEKCTDALRAREAARKAKEMIRRKSAFEGGSMPGKLSDCSKGTDPMDCELFIVEGDSAGGSAVDGRDIKFQAILPLRGKILNVEKARLDKMLSNEEVKSLITAIGTGIGEGEDGFKYDKLRYGKIVIMTDADVDGAHISTLLLTFFFRYMPDLVAKGHIYLAMPPLYKISKGKKVHYVHSDLEKDEIINEYGDTKGISIQRYKGLGEMNPEQLKETTLEPENRYIKRISIDDAVEADRIFTMLMGIEVPNRRDFIIENCKFAQNIDF; encoded by the coding sequence ATGGAAGATGTGATTTTGAATAGTGGAAACTATTCGGCAGATAAAATTACCGTGTTAAAAGGTCTTGAGGCCGTAAGGATGAGACCTGCAATGTATATTGGAGATATCGGGGTTCGAGGTCTTCACCATTTAGTAAATGAAGTAGTTGATAATTCTATCGATGAAGCTTTAGGTGGACATTGTACTGATATTTTTGTAGAGATTACTGAAGAGGGTGGTATATCTGTAGAGGATAATGGTCGTGGTATACCAGTCGATATGCATAAAGAAGAGAATAAGCCGGCTGTTGAAGTTGTAATGACAGTATTGCACGCTGGTGGTAAATTTGACAAAGAGAATTATAAGGTTTCTGGTGGTCTTCATGGCGTTGGTGTTTCATGTGTTAACGCCCTTTCAAAAAAAATGATCACAGAGGTTTTCAGAGATGGGAAACACTATCAAATAATTTTTGAAAGAGGATATACCGCTCAAGAACTTGATGTTGTCGGTACAACAAAAAAAAGAGGAACTAAGCAAACTTTTTTCCCAGATCCTGAGATTTTTGAGATAACTGAATATAATTTTGCCACTGTAGCTCATAGGTTGAGAGTACTCGCCTTTCTAAATAAGGGTGTGAGAATCACTTTGACGGATAATCGTCCAACAAAAATTAAAGAGGATGGAACGAAACCTACTGAAGTTTTTCAATACGATGGTGGATTGGTAGAGTTTGTTAAATATATTGATGAAAATAAAAATAACCTTTGCGAACCCATATATGTAGAAGTGGAAAAAGATGGTTATCCTGTAGAGATAGCATTATCATGGAATGACACATATAGAGAACATGTTGAATCATATGTCAATAATATTCATACTATTGAGGGTGGTACTCACGAAGAGGGGTTTAAATCTGGTCTAACCAGAGTTATTAATAAATATGCGTTATCTTCTGGTATTTTTAAAAATGATAAAATGAAATTAACTGGTAATGATGTTCGAGAGGGTCTAACTTGTGTAATTTCTGTTAAAGTTATGGAACCTCAATTTGAAGGTCAGACTAAAACAAAGCTTGGAAATAATGATGTGACAGGTATTGTTCAGTCTGTAACATACGACTATTTGTATGCGTATTTTGAAGAAAACCCTAAAGTAGGAAAATTAATCATTGAAAAATGTACAGATGCACTAAGAGCTAGAGAGGCTGCCAGAAAAGCTAAAGAGATGATTAGAAGAAAATCTGCATTTGAAGGCGGATCAATGCCTGGGAAGTTGTCAGATTGTTCAAAAGGAACCGATCCAATGGATTGTGAGCTTTTCATTGTCGAGGGAGATTCTGCGGGAGGTTCTGCTGTTGATGGTAGGGATATTAAGTTTCAAGCAATTCTTCCTTTGAGAGGTAAAATTCTTAATGTTGAGAAAGCTCGTCTTGACAAAATGCTTTCTAATGAAGAGGTTAAAAGCTTAATAACTGCAATAGGAACCGGAATTGGTGAAGGCGAAGATGGGTTCAAATATGATAAATTAAGATATGGAAAAATCGTTATCATGACTGATGCTGATGTTGACGGTGCACATATTAGTACTTTACTATTAACTTTTTTCTTTAGATATATGCCAGATCTGGTTGCAAAAGGTCATATTTATCTTGCAATGCCACCTTTATATAAAATTAGTAAAGGGAAAAAAGTTCACTATGTTCATTCTGATTTAGAAAAAGATGAAATTATTAATGAGTACGGTGATACCAAAGGGATCTCTATTCAGAGATATAAAGGTCTTGGTGAGATGAATCCTGAGCAGCTTAAGGAAACTACTTTGGAACCTGAAAACAGATATATCAAAAGAATTTCAATTGATGATGCAGTTGAAGCTGATAGAATATTCACGATGTTAATGGGAATTGAAGT
- a CDS encoding transporter substrate-binding domain-containing protein, translated as MDSMKRLVWLLFLVFIGSANGKEKYLVGVENLNYLPYYGNNDGIYQGYGRELLDLFAEYKGCDFDYKVLPVKRLFSEFLDGKLDFKFPDHPYWSFEDKEGKNVIYSNDVVEYIDGVMVKPENVGKGIEHLKNMGVVLGFTAWDYVKYIDNGSIKRQENSNFEGMIRQALISRNDGAYCNVGVGRHLLKNVIKEPDGLIFDEGLPFSKSHYKFSSIKYPTIIEEFNKFLIEKKSEIDKLKEKYSLK; from the coding sequence ATGGATTCAATGAAACGTTTAGTTTGGCTTCTTTTTCTTGTCTTTATTGGTTCCGCTAATGGAAAAGAAAAGTATCTCGTCGGTGTAGAAAACCTTAATTATCTTCCATACTATGGTAATAATGATGGTATATATCAAGGTTATGGCAGGGAATTATTGGATCTTTTTGCAGAATACAAGGGCTGTGATTTTGATTATAAAGTTCTTCCCGTAAAAAGGTTGTTTTCTGAATTCCTTGATGGTAAACTTGATTTTAAGTTTCCTGATCATCCGTATTGGTCGTTTGAAGATAAAGAAGGGAAAAATGTTATATATTCAAACGATGTTGTAGAGTACATTGATGGGGTAATGGTGAAACCAGAGAATGTTGGAAAAGGAATTGAGCATCTCAAAAATATGGGAGTGGTTTTAGGGTTTACAGCATGGGATTATGTTAAATACATTGATAATGGCTCAATCAAGCGACAGGAAAACTCAAATTTTGAGGGTATGATTAGACAAGCTTTGATATCTAGAAATGATGGAGCTTATTGTAATGTTGGTGTTGGTAGACATCTCTTAAAAAATGTAATTAAGGAGCCTGATGGTCTGATATTTGATGAAGGATTACCATTTTCTAAAAGTCATTATAAATTTTCCAGTATTAAGTATCCCACAATCATTGAAGAGTTCAATAAATTTCTTATAGAAAAGAAAAGTGAGATCGATAAATTAAAAGAAAAATATTCTTTGAAATGA
- a CDS encoding tetrathionate reductase family octaheme c-type cytochrome, whose protein sequence is MKLLAMMMILLSISVYAVIEEHQDLTGPFNTPEEVTTACLQCHEDVAVDLMKTRHWQWLGEEFEMKGKKIRLGKKNMLNNFCIDINSNEPRCNSCHAGYGWADKTFDFTRKDKVDCLACHDNTGTYKKFPTDAGYPVYKQDEKIMKETGKVYKKVDFVKIAQNVGKTKTEHCGTCHFYGGGGMAVKPGDKDISLINATPDIDVHMGKYNMNCSSCHKGEHHKVKGALHASMAAGQNHFSCTDCHKEENFHQSKNAKMAKVLDKHAKTVACETCHIPVVAKKHPTKTWWDWTSAGDKNRKSEKDENGMSTYEWKKGNFVWTKELKPEYYWYNGRTDYLLEGEKIANPKEVVELNPLHGSLKDPSAKISPFKVMRTKQYYDPVTGFLLIPKLFGKGGYWDSVDWDQAFKLGMSYAGFEFSGKYEPVETAMYWPLDHMVATKDHTLKCNDCHGENGRMNWEALGYKGDPKKTKDSRVKQGIVK, encoded by the coding sequence ATGAAATTACTGGCAATGATGATGATTCTTCTGAGTATTTCAGTTTATGCTGTAATAGAAGAGCATCAAGATTTAACAGGACCTTTCAACACACCTGAAGAAGTTACTACTGCTTGTCTTCAATGCCATGAAGATGTAGCAGTTGACTTGATGAAGACCAGACATTGGCAGTGGCTTGGTGAAGAGTTTGAGATGAAAGGGAAGAAGATTAGACTTGGTAAAAAGAACATGTTAAACAATTTTTGTATTGACATAAACTCTAATGAACCAAGATGTAATAGTTGCCACGCTGGTTATGGTTGGGCAGATAAAACATTTGACTTTACAAGAAAAGACAAAGTCGATTGCCTTGCATGTCATGACAATACAGGAACTTACAAAAAATTTCCCACTGACGCGGGATACCCTGTTTATAAGCAAGATGAAAAAATCATGAAAGAGACTGGAAAAGTTTATAAAAAGGTAGATTTTGTAAAAATCGCTCAAAATGTAGGTAAAACTAAAACTGAGCATTGTGGTACTTGCCATTTTTATGGTGGTGGAGGAATGGCTGTTAAACCAGGAGACAAAGATATAAGCTTGATAAATGCAACACCAGATATCGATGTTCACATGGGTAAGTATAACATGAATTGTTCTAGTTGTCACAAAGGGGAGCATCATAAAGTTAAAGGAGCTCTTCATGCATCAATGGCAGCTGGACAAAATCACTTCTCATGTACTGACTGTCACAAAGAAGAAAATTTTCACCAATCTAAAAATGCAAAAATGGCAAAAGTTCTCGATAAACACGCCAAAACAGTAGCTTGTGAAACATGCCATATACCTGTAGTAGCAAAAAAACATCCTACTAAAACATGGTGGGACTGGACATCTGCTGGAGACAAAAATAGAAAAAGCGAAAAAGATGAAAATGGTATGAGCACTTACGAATGGAAAAAAGGTAATTTTGTTTGGACTAAGGAATTAAAGCCGGAATATTACTGGTATAATGGTAGAACTGATTATCTTTTAGAAGGAGAGAAAATAGCAAACCCAAAAGAAGTTGTTGAGTTGAACCCACTACATGGTTCGTTAAAAGATCCTTCAGCTAAGATTTCTCCTTTCAAGGTCATGAGAACAAAACAATATTATGATCCTGTTACAGGTTTTTTACTTATACCAAAACTTTTTGGAAAAGGTGGTTACTGGGATTCAGTTGACTGGGATCAAGCTTTTAAATTGGGTATGAGCTATGCTGGTTTTGAATTTAGCGGTAAGTATGAACCTGTGGAAACTGCTATGTATTGGCCATTGGATCATATGGTTGCAACAAAAGATCATACACTTAAATGTAACGACTGTCATGGAGAAAATGGGCGTATGAATTGGGAAGCTCTTGGTTATAAAGGCGATCCTAAAAAAACAAAAGACTCAAGAGTTAAACAGGGAATAGTTAAATAA